A region from the Halobellus litoreus genome encodes:
- a CDS encoding amidohydrolase, whose translation MASNTLLVSGGRVLRPDCTVAEADVLVDRDAGRIAEIAPDLAADRDADETLDASGGIVMPGLVNAHTHVAMTLLRGYADDKPLDAWLREDIWPAEAELTAEDVRAGTELGLVEMIRSGTTTFADMYFHVPQVVAAVDEAGMRARVGHGVVTVGKDAEAARADVRESLDVAREYDGAAEGRVRTAVMPHSLTTVDESLLREAVAEAHEEGIPVHTHANETRDEVEPIVEERSERPLAYADDVGLLSEADFLAHGVHVDESEIDLLSERGAAVVHCPASNMKLASGIAPVQDLLDAGVTVGLGTDGAASNNDLDLFDELRDAAMLGKLGADDASAVPAEAAVTMATQGGAAALSLPGGRVEVGAAADLAVVDFDAPHLAPAHDPVSHLAYAVRGSDVRHTVCDGRVLMRDREVLTLDEASVVEEARQRAVDLVARAE comes from the coding sequence ATGGCTTCCAACACGCTTCTCGTCTCCGGCGGTCGGGTGCTGCGTCCGGACTGTACAGTCGCCGAGGCGGACGTCCTCGTCGATCGGGACGCCGGCCGAATCGCGGAGATCGCGCCGGATCTCGCGGCCGACCGCGACGCCGACGAGACGCTCGACGCGTCGGGGGGGATCGTGATGCCCGGGCTCGTGAACGCGCACACCCACGTCGCGATGACGCTCCTCCGGGGGTACGCCGACGACAAGCCGCTCGACGCGTGGCTCCGCGAGGACATCTGGCCCGCGGAGGCCGAACTCACCGCCGAGGACGTCCGCGCCGGGACGGAACTCGGCCTCGTCGAGATGATCCGGTCGGGGACGACGACGTTCGCGGATATGTACTTCCACGTCCCCCAGGTCGTCGCGGCCGTCGACGAGGCGGGGATGCGCGCCCGCGTCGGTCACGGCGTCGTCACCGTGGGCAAGGACGCGGAAGCGGCCCGCGCGGACGTCCGGGAGAGCCTCGACGTCGCCCGCGAGTACGACGGCGCGGCCGAGGGCCGGGTCCGGACCGCCGTGATGCCGCACTCGCTGACGACCGTCGACGAGTCGCTCCTCCGCGAGGCCGTCGCCGAGGCGCACGAGGAGGGCATCCCGGTCCACACGCACGCCAACGAGACGCGCGACGAGGTGGAGCCGATCGTCGAGGAGCGCTCGGAGCGGCCGCTCGCGTACGCCGACGACGTCGGCCTCCTCTCCGAGGCCGACTTCCTCGCCCACGGCGTCCACGTCGACGAGAGCGAGATCGACCTCCTGTCCGAGCGCGGGGCGGCGGTCGTCCACTGTCCGGCGTCGAATATGAAGCTCGCCTCCGGGATCGCGCCCGTTCAGGACCTCCTGGACGCGGGCGTGACCGTCGGCCTCGGCACCGACGGCGCCGCCTCGAACAACGACCTCGATCTCTTCGACGAGCTCCGCGACGCCGCGATGCTCGGCAAACTCGGCGCGGACGACGCCTCGGCCGTTCCCGCCGAGGCCGCCGTGACGATGGCGACGCAGGGGGGCGCGGCGGCGCTGTCGCTGCCGGGCGGTCGGGTGGAAGTCGGGGCCGCCGCGGACCTCGCGGTCGTCGACTTCGACGCGCCGCACCTCGCGCCGGCGCACGATCCGGTGAGCCACCTTGCCTACGCCGTTCGCGGCTCCGACGTTCGCCACACGGTCTGCGATGGTCGGGTGCTGATGCGGGATCGCGAGGTCCTGACGCTCGACGAGGCGTCGGTCGTCGAGGAGGCACGGCAGCGCGCGGTCGACCTCGTCGCGCGCGCTGAGTGA
- a CDS encoding DUF192 domain-containing protein, whose protein sequence is MHRRTYLGLLGAGVTGLSGCASDTSPAGDTASDTPRTTDTGPAPTDADPTPSSTASSTQPSSTSEPTAFSIHEGYETTEVEVRTPAGDRLGSVTAAIADTSELRYLGLSDTDALPEDRGMLFVYETVDDRTFVMRRMDFGIDIVYADADGTITRIHHAPEPGPGEDGAAQRYPGRGQYVLEVGYRWTTDRGITEGDRLVFARPE, encoded by the coding sequence ATGCACCGCCGGACGTACCTCGGACTGCTCGGAGCGGGCGTTACGGGGCTATCTGGGTGCGCAAGCGACACGTCCCCCGCTGGTGACACCGCGAGCGACACACCGCGGACGACGGATACCGGTCCGGCACCGACGGACGCCGATCCGACCCCCTCGTCGACTGCGTCATCGACCCAGCCCTCGTCGACGTCGGAGCCGACCGCTTTCTCGATTCACGAGGGCTACGAGACGACCGAGGTCGAGGTTCGCACGCCGGCCGGGGACCGCCTCGGGTCGGTCACGGCGGCGATCGCCGACACCAGTGAGCTTCGCTACCTCGGTCTCAGCGATACAGACGCCCTACCCGAGGACCGTGGAATGCTCTTCGTGTACGAGACCGTCGACGACCGGACGTTCGTGATGCGGAGAATGGACTTCGGGATCGACATCGTCTACGCCGATGCCGACGGGACGATCACCCGCATCCACCACGCGCCCGAACCCGGACCCGGCGAGGACGGAGCAGCGCAGCGATACCCCGGCCGGGGGCAGTACGTGCTCGAAGTCGGCTACCGCTGGACGACTGACCGCGGGATCACCGAGGGAGACCGGCTCGTGTTCGCGCGTCCAGAATGA
- a CDS encoding helix-turn-helix domain-containing protein, whose protein sequence is MSPPESKPNRREGRETSLPRSDALTLLASDSGAELLQAAGRPGTACELRDRSGIPLSTVYREAHKLVEAGLLEERVRVDAENGRHASVYERAVESLTVSITDEGVEVRPE, encoded by the coding sequence ATGTCTCCACCTGAAAGCAAGCCGAACCGCAGAGAGGGGCGAGAGACCTCTCTCCCGCGGTCGGACGCATTGACGTTGCTAGCGAGTGACTCCGGTGCCGAGTTGCTGCAGGCCGCCGGGCGCCCGGGGACGGCCTGCGAACTCCGCGATCGGTCGGGAATTCCACTGTCGACGGTCTACCGCGAGGCGCACAAACTCGTCGAGGCGGGGCTCCTCGAGGAACGGGTCCGGGTCGACGCCGAGAACGGGCGGCACGCCAGCGTCTACGAACGCGCCGTCGAGTCGCTGACGGTATCGATCACCGACGAGGGCGTCGAGGTCCGGCCCGAGTGA